GTGACGATGATGTAACAAATGCTTTCCAGAAATCATCTGAATCCTCAGAATTGGAGAAAGGCTTCTCTGCTAAGCTGGCACTTGAAGCTATGGTGTCTTCCTCGGGTAGTAGTCTTTCGAGTTCGTTACCTTCACCTACATGGATCATGTATGATGGGAGGAAAAAAGATCACAATAAAAACCACTGCCAGTGCCAGAGTTTACGAATTAGCCTATGTGTCACAATCCCACCATGAGGatatagaacaaaaatattCCAGAGCAATGATACTATGCACCCATCTCAAATTTTAACTTCCAAAGAGAATTACAAAATTGTGTGTGGAAATGTTAGAATATGTAGTTGAAATTAGGTACAGTTACATGGTAGATAGTTCCAGTGGCAGCCACCCCAGAAACAAACACATCAAAATTATATTAGCATGATGCAATTGAtccattattgacatacattggcTGAATGGTTAAACCGCTGGAGTAACCAGCCAAGCTCCTAAGAACTGTGGTTTTGGAGCAACCAAGGTTAAGTATATTGAATGATGTGATTTGAATtacttattgaaaattttatgttcaatataaaaaatattaacctTATAAAACTCAAAGCACTAGGCactttatgtgtgtgtatataagtACGGACATATAAATGCAGAAATCTCAAATTATCAATTCTCTGTTTTAAGCGTTTTTATGTAATGGACTGCACACTGGGATGAAGAATAACTCTACCAATGTATTGTCACcttccaaaattcaaaaattgaaaattctggGGTTGTGCAGCAACATACGAAGCCCCACAGATGGAACTTTTGTTCAGTCCcccataaatttaaaacttcCAATGATTTCCAAAAACACAAGAGAAGTAATGATTGCATCATCTTGGAGTAGATTAAATCATGTCTTAATCTGATGGTGCAAATAAACTTTACTAATATTAGCAGGAAATGTAGCAGGCATCCCCCAAGCACTGAAACATATTCCATTAATTACATGCATGAATGGATTATAGCACACATGAACTGGACATGTAGACCAATCCACCCACAAATGAGCCCTCGCATGCGAGCGcacgcgcgcacacacacatatacatatatagagagagagagagagagagagagacctttcaaatttttttgtaaagagtGCTCTAACTGTATGTTGGCAATGTCTTCTCTGTGCATCCTATTGGACTGATTTTCTTCTGCATGTCCATCAACCACTTTTCTCAATGCTGATGTTCCATAACCAACATGGGATTTGCCAGATAGCCTTGCATTTACCTCATCAGAAAGAACTGCTGCAGGGTTCTCTAGAGCAATGGCAATGACTTCAGGCCTTTTACTACTGTACTTCCTTACCATCTTCCTCAATAGCTCAGCCACAGTTCTTTCCATGTGGGATAGAGGACAATTCACAGGCAAGCTTGAAAGTGCAGCATGAGCGGCTTTATGGAGTGCATCTAAAAGCTTCCCTTTGTCAAGCCATAAGCATCTTGTAGTGATTCTTATCTTCCCTTTCAAGCTATTCTCTATCATACCATCTACATTTTGAGGGCGTAAAATTTCCATACTGTAAAAGAGAGTTATAAGGTTGCCATTGTATAGATGACAATGATATTGAACTGTACTGCAAGATCCAAGAGGACTACCTGACCACTATAATGCCATCTGATGCAATCCTTTGTCTCTCATCAATGCAAAGTTCTGATGATGTACCAAATGCTTTATCGCCATCACTATACATCAACTGCAATACAAGACTAGATCTCTAAGAATTTTCTAGAATAACTTTTCATTATAGGCAAGGCAAAACCCTTGATCACTAACCTGCAAATTCTCTTTCCCTAGGGAAGCGAAACCACTAGAAAGAACTCTTCTATTTCTCAAATGAGAGACCCCAAGCATCTCCCCATTCTTTATAACCTGATATAATTAAGTCacgttaaatttttttcatcataTCGTATTATAAATAACATGAAATGTGTATATTGTAACATCAATAGAATCCTAACCAGTATTTTGCATCATAATAGGCATGCTATACACCAAAGTAATTACACAGGACAATCTTCCCTTCCACTTTAATATGAAATTCTGACATGAGGACTTGTTAACCCTAATAAAAGCCAAGCACTAAGAGGAGTTTTTTTCACCCCTAAATTATTGTTCTACAATTCCCTTGACTCGTGGGTCACTTTAAAGACATATAGTTGGATGGAagcttctatatatatatatatatgaatttagtGAGCAAAGACAAGCAAAAGGGGGTTATCTTTTTATCCATGTAAAAGATGAGAACAGGTCATACTtgtccaaaaaaacaaaaaagaagaccAAAATAGGTCATGGAAAACTAAAGCCCATTGTGACAAATCTCCCTactaagtaaaaaaaagtacaaaagcaGCATGTTCATATGCACGATATTAAGTTCTCAATTGTAAAAGGGGAAGGTGAACCGAAGGAACACTCAATGTGACAACAAACCCAATAGCTTAACCTAACTGATCTTGCTGAAAGTATGATTAACCTTACTGATCCTCAATCTAGCCAATAATGAGATGCATAATCTCATTCCAATCTCAACTCTAGCAGAAAAGTCATTGCCCCAGTTAAAGTCCCAACTTAATTCCAAAATGCTTATGTagtaaaattgttaaaatacaatCTCATCATACTGAAAGCCTGATGAATTTCGAAGCTAAGCCAGTCAGATTTTCCTACCAAATCCATTTCATCATGCTAAGCTACTAATCTATCAACTAAACATAACAACAAACCAGTGACTTACACAACTGTGTCGAATACCAGTTGATCTTCCAAGTAATTCATGCTCCTTCAAAAACAAGAGTTCTCCATGTATGGGCAAAAAATGTTGTGGCTTCACAATTTGAAGTATTTCCTCCTGCAGAAATGCATTTCATATTTCATTAGTATCTCATCATATGCAAGACAGAGGAATAAGACAGATGCGTCTAGTTCATGAGTAATGGAAACAAGGCCTGtacataataaattatttatgagGCCTGACTAGGTCTCACCCATGGGACCTAGAATTAACCTACAGGCTTATTTATATGCAACTAATTCTCTTGAAAATTTAGTCatcataaaatgaaaaagagagaagtgttcaaaaagtcaaaacccaagaaaaccTAACCATGTCTACTTTCTTTGAGTAATCCTATTATTGATATGACAAAAACATGATTATAAGATATCGGATTTTTGTTGCTCTCTactataattaaacaaaaatgtttaagaagattagaaaaaaataataaaaatacaataatgtaggaaaattcaaattttgaaaactgaCAATGAAACTTACCAGTTCTCCTCGATATCCATGACCAGATGTATGTAGGCCCTCATTCTTCCCCATTACAATTGACGATCCAATCTCTGATATCCGGTTTAACATTTTCATCACTCGAGATTCATTACCAGGGATTACCTAAAGGTATTTTAAAACCAGATACAATTTTATTAACTTGACCATGTAATGAAGCTTAGAAAGAAGATCTAAATGAAACCATAATGAAATCCCCAAAAATCAGAATTCTAAAGACTATAGCTGGGAAGGTTTGTAATTAATTGATTGAAGTAATTATCACCAAAGAATATAGGAGAGAACCAATACTTGAACCTAAAACCAGACTACTTGTAGGAGTTACAATATGAACATATTCAACATGGTCAAACGTCAACCGTCAACACAATGCACTGTTCCTTTCTGATAGAAAgaacataaaagaagaaaacaaaaacaaaatggaaCAGAAtcgtaaggtttttttttttaataaaaattttataacaccCTCTTTCAAACTTTTTCTAAGTGATTGTGCAAAATATTTTGTACTTTAAACACTTTCTGCCCAATCAAAGTAAAAAAATCTGTAAATctgttttccaaaattttcactaaataacaacaacaaaaaaaaaatgtaaagagaaaatcagaaaataattttctcaaTGTATACAGAGTTCTGAAAGCAGGCTACAGTTCTGTAAAATGTTGTTACCTTTGCTGAGTACAATATTACATCTTCCTTGCTCAGTTTAAGAGAATGACTACCTCCATACGATGCAAGATTTAAGGCAGCTCGTGGTTCTGCCTGACATATAATATACAACATAGTGATATGCCAGCTAAATTGGTCCAATAAATATAATGCTGTCAATGGAACCAGGCAGCCACCAAGGGCAACTAGAATAACTTACTTGAGAGCCAGTTGTGACAATTAACAAATCCTTTGGAGCATAGGCATCAATATCCTCAATTTTCACCTATAAATTAGAAAGAGTGGAGGACAGAAAAAATCAAGAGCttgatgaaaaatttataaatgaaagGAGCAATATGAACAATGCTGATATTAATGCAGATTTGTATATGATGATTAGCATTGGCAGACAGATTTATATGCCAATGTTGTTCTTTCCCCATAATTAATCTCATCATAATGAAATTCGGACGAGGACTTGAACTGAAACTTAGTTCAGTTGAACCAGAAGTTACAGAGCCAGTGTGTAATAGCCAGAAATAGAGGCTACTACACTTCCAGACCTTATGactgtttctttcttctctttttaataACTAACATTATCCTTCATACCAAATAATTGGGGTCGGCCCATGTTCATTACATATTACGAAATTTGTTACGCAAGTCGTTAATCTATCACAACCCTCCCCTTTTAATTGGACTTCAGAGTGCCATACAAAAGGATATGATAATAAAGTATAACAAAGGTGAGGTTAGAGGTTCAAGCCTCCCTATTGCCaatttgtgataaaaattattataaaaaaataaattaaagagtaCAACAAAGGTGGATGAAGAAATTGGATCCAACATGTTGGATCGAACTTGCATCCTATGGATGCATCTGATCAAAAAGTTACTACATTGACACTAACAACAGTGGTTCATATTTGACCAACATGTTTACGCAACACCTCAGCAATTATGCCCCTGATGCAGTTAAATGGCAAAGAAGGATTCACATAAACAACCACATTTCATTGGGATTCAGTTTTGAGTTGAGATGAATTTAGTTTAATTCTGTCCAGCCAAATATAGCAGATGGCTGGAAgccaattttttcaaaactctAACATAAAGTGAATTGAGCTCTTAATTGTTCTCTCCCATTAAGTGTCACACCACATAAAAACTTCCAAACTTGAGAACTGTGTAGCCACAAGTAAAAGAAAACAGGCTAAGGGACAGAAGAAATCTTATACGTGTTATTTTACCAGAGTTGATGGATCAATTGGTGCCTTCCCATCCTTCCAAGCTGCATCCAGATATGTCCTTAAGGACATCCCAACAAATACCTATCACAAATCATTATATCACAACTTCTAAGACACATTCTATCTTGAAAATACAAGAGTGCAGAGTATTATAACAAAGAAAAGTACAACTGCATGACATTAGAGGAGCTGGGGAGAACGTACCAATTTTCTGCCAGTTAAATCAGCAGCAGCTTTCACACTTCCAAGGCGGTGTATATTTGATGCAAACTGAGTTGTAATTACCCTTCCCTTAGCTTCAGAAATACGCCTCAACAATGAATTAGCCACGACAGATTCGCTAATTGTCCTTCCAGGTGAGAGAATATTTGTTGAGTCACTCATCATCTGCAAAGTCATGTGCATTAATTGCTAATTTTTCATTTGCTTCTATTCTCTGTGGATAGTTTAAATGAAGCTGTAAACTGAAATGGCATTTAAGTTATTTCCACATTAACACAATATATAGACAAAATCCTACAAAGAGAACATCGGTTAATCAAACAAAGAAGACTACAAAAAACAAAGGCATTATAACCACCAAAGACACAGCAAAAACAAGATATACAAGGCATCAGATGCCAGTCTAAACCTTTCAACCACAAGATtgcaaaagaagagagaaattttgaaacatttgagTACAATTTCTAGACACACAAAAACCCTATGTTTGTGAAAAACTCCTCTCCATATAGAAGGCAGCCATACAAGTCTCATATAATCCAAATAAGgtacttagcatttttttttctggatAAGGAATTTTATTAATGGAAGGGAACTCTTGAGCTTCctaaaaatcacaatcaaagATTCAGCCAATAAAATTATATCAGGATTAGAAAATATCACTCGCCAATAGCATTGACAACATGAATACCTCCTGATGATTTTACTATTAGCACAAAAAGGTGGAGCCTGTTTTTCTAAGGGTAAATAGTGGACCCCTGGAACTAGACCTCACAAAAGGGGTGCAATTGGTTCATTAGGCAACTAACACATGGAGCTCatattttagtgttttagtCCTCGTGAACccatacaacaacaaaaaaaaaagccttagtcccaaaatttggAGTTAGCTATGGATCCTTGACAAATTAGATTGGGTTGGccacattaattatttttctccatTCTATCTTATTTGAAGTCATGCTCTTTGTTACTTCTCTAATTGacatgtcttctttttttttattacttctaccAATGTTATTTTTGCCTTTCCTCTGGCTATTTTCGTTCCTCAAAGTTGATCGACTCACTCTTTTTTACTGGTTCATTACTCGCTCTCCTCTAAACATGACCAAACCATCCCAAGTGATTTTCCCTCATCCTTTCATCAGAAGGAGCTACCGCTGTCTTTAAAAGGATGTCCTCATTTCGAATCTTATCTTTCTATATATTCCCACTTATtcatcttaacattctcatttccGCTACACTCATTTTGATGGTTATATTGCCTCTTAACCGCCCAACTCGTGAACCCATACCTCTCCCCCAAAGTGAAACCTGATGAATTTCCTTTTATATGCACTatatcaacataaaaaatacgaaaaatataataaaaaagattcaAGTGACTTACCAATGTTACTccttcttttgaaagttcctcTAAAGCTTCACGATCAAAAACTTTACCATCCAACGGTGTTTCATCAATCTGTTGAACATAAACTCTCATAGACCTTGAGAATGAAAgtaaagaagaggaaaaagcaTATATAAGTTAGTTTTACCTTCCAGTCCCCAGTATGAAGAATCGTACCATCAGCGCAGCGAAGAACTAATCCACAGCAATCAGGAATGGAATGGGTAACCCTGATAGGCTCTATTTCAAATGGGCCAGCCACAAACTTCCTCCGTGTTCTAAATACCCTAAGTCTAGAAGGAACAAAAATCCCGTTCTCCTTTAAACGCTTTTTAATAAgctgttgaaaaataaaaagtattaccTTTCTGTACTAGTATGAACAGAAACAAATATTTACACAACCCAAGGATACAAGAAGAAAAGGCTCCAGAAACAGTGACTTATACTTAACTTACAGGAAAATCATTATTGGTTGACCTATCAAGTTTTTGGAAAGCAgcacattcaaaaaatttatgtttgcgtgtgtgtgtgtgcgtgtgtttatatttatatgaaattaaatCCCATGAAAAGTACCTCCATTGtaaaggaagatgcaaatatCGGTGTACGAGAATCCAAAGCTGGAATTACCTGTTTATACAGCATTAAACAAATCTGTAACAGCAGAAACACATAAAGAGCATAATGCTTAAAAGTTCAATCCTAAagtttaaagagagagagagaaggataagaagaagaaaaataaatcatttaattttcaaGAGCTTCTTGGTCTAATACAATTCTGGAGGCACTTCAGTTTCCTTCATGACTGTTTCAGAAACCATGTGAGTCATTAATATCTGGTTATATACTTTGCAGAcacagtctctctctctctctctctctctctctctctctaaatagaTTGAGTTAACattccaaataaaaacatgaataATCAAGAATTGGAAGTCAAGTTTCAACACAATTTTCTACTGCAATTTGGCAGAACCAGAAGCAAActtgataaataataatagaagatTTTAAGCAAATAGTTACTCAACTAAAATGTGGGTCTCACATATTATGAGAGGATGgcttcataaaataatttaccaAACAAAATAGTCTTCATGTAATCAATTTTTGATAAATAGTCTTCATGTAATCAATAAAATAGAGATATagagaaattaaattcaataaaattccaACCGCATATTTGAAAGCTTTGAGGTCTCCTTCCTAGTTGTGATTGCCTAgggtttatctttctttatttcttgttctATTCACTGTTTAATTCAAGATCCAATCTTTTTAGTACCAAACCCTGCCTAAACCCTTAAACATCAAACCCTATCAAAAACCCTTCAAGATCTCATCAAGAACCCTAACTTAGTGTTGAATTCCTAAAGATCCTACAACAAAATAGGTATCTAAGCCACTAAGGCTTCTATCCTGcattataaagaaaatgaaaatgataaacACTAGGCAACTTGAAACAATAACTAAATACATAAaagtaataattttaaaattaaatcatcACATTATGGTAATATTTGCTTCAGGAATTCTTTTGTGGCAATaatacaagagagagagataggccTGCTTATCTTTTCGTACTTTCCTTAGTTTAATAATCTGAGATTATctcaaaggaaaataataaacaGAGTGatacataaaaagattaaatgAATGCACACAGCTTTGCTATGGTAGAAATAAGGAGTGTAGTTAACAATGACAATGGAGACATCACTTAAACAATGCACAATGCCAAATGTATCCTTAAGGTTTGATGACAATTCCATCCCAACTAGCCAACAGCAATGAATCTGGGTCCTACAATTAAACAATGAAGATTGTTTAATTGTTGTCAGAAGTCTTTGTTGAAGCCCATCAGATGCCCTACAACTGCAAGCCATCAGCCAGGGCACCAATTTTTCCCCTTTCACCAGATGCGAGTGCCAATGCAGTGTCCCTCCAAATTCATCAATGATAAAACATGAGAAACAATTTGGCCTCATGCCCCATTACAAAGACTTTGCCACAAAGACTTAATAGACTTAACAAGATAAATAACCAAGTACTAGATCCATCAGTATTCAGTCAAAATATCATTTCCAAGAAGCAGAAGGaatttctttatcttttaaGATGAATAAGCAGAAGGAAACTTTACCCAAGGCAACGCACCAATGTGATCTTCATGGCCATGTGTTATAACAACTGCTTCAATTTTGTGACTCCATCTTTTGATAAATGTGGTATCAGGTACAATTTTTTGGACTCCAAGTTCATCATAGCTGAAATACAAGTGAGAAGTATGATGTCAATACATTAGAAAAAAACATGTAGTTAAAGCTAAATCAGCAAAAAAGCAATTTTCAGAGTAAAATATGACAACTGCTCCAAAGTGCAAATGGAAAACTACTTCCTCTAATTCTTTattcataattaataaaaatccatTAATGAAAAAGCACAAAAGGCGCAACCCTAGTACATCCACAGGAAGTATACAAAGGAAATgagcaggcaaatataaaaagggaaaattaaGTAAAACCACAATAATGGTTAACAAAAACTCAAGGCATCCAGGAACTAAAGAAAGTCCTTAGTAGAAAATTTTCCTTGTCATGTAAAATTTCCTCCGTAGTAGATGTAGCCAAGAAGAGGggatttattttacaatttagaTCAGAATTTGAAATCTGGTAACCCCTTAAAGCAACTAAAGTTAGGACTAGTTTTTGGGGACAAATCCTCCATTAGAAACAAAATCTTTAGATAGAAAACTATAATCAGTAATCACCAAGATGCAATTCTTCAGGATTTAAAGCCATAGCAAACAAGTGTTCAAATCTTACTCTGGAAACATGACACCAGCATCAATCAGTATGTATCGATCATAATTACCCACAAGCATGCAATTCATCCCAATTTCACCCAGGCCACCAATTGGAAGAACACGGAGGGGTGGGC
The Quercus lobata isolate SW786 chromosome 10, ValleyOak3.0 Primary Assembly, whole genome shotgun sequence DNA segment above includes these coding regions:
- the LOC115963108 gene encoding ribonuclease J isoform X2, which codes for MKSALRDGFTLSSALSSHQRMAAFGALSLCPYSLLCRPKYTTKRFVSCSLGSHTSSIDTRRSKVPRKRSGKMDGPRKSMEDSVQRKMEQFYEGSDGPPLRVLPIGGLGEIGMNCMLVGNYDRYILIDAGVMFPDYDELGVQKIVPDTTFIKRWSHKIEAVVITHGHEDHIGALPWVIPALDSRTPIFASSFTMELIKKRLKENGIFVPSRLRVFRTRRKFVAGPFEIEPIRVTHSIPDCCGLVLRCADGTILHTGDWKIDETPLDGKVFDREALEELSKEGVTLMMSDSTNILSPGRTISESVVANSLLRRISEAKGRVITTQFASNIHRLGSVKAAADLTGRKLVFVGMSLRTYLDAAWKDGKAPIDPSTLVKIEDIDAYAPKDLLIVTTGSQAEPRAALNLASYGGSHSLKLSKEDVILYSAKVIPGNESRVMKMLNRISEIGSSIVMGKNEGLHTSGHGYRGELEEILQIVKPQHFLPIHGELLFLKEHELLGRSTGIRHSCVIKNGEMLGVSHLRNRRVLSSGFASLGKENLQLMYSDGDKAFGTSSELCIDERQRIASDGIIVVSMEILRPQNVDGMIENSLKGKIRITTRCLWLDKGKLLDALHKAAHAALSSLPVNCPLSHMERTVAELLRKMVRKYSSKRPEVIAIALENPAAVLSDEVNARLSGKSHVGYGTSALRKVVDGHAEENQSNRMHREDIANIQLEHSLQKNLKGEGNELERLLPEEDTIASSASLAEKPFSNSEDSDDFWKAFVTSSSPVDEVAKDNNGFIPRSKHVSMVEKDSVESGTDESSKLPNSSKPVKRNKWKPEEVKKLIDLRGELHSKFQVVKGRMALWEQISGSLLSDGINRSPGQCKSLWTSLVLKYEESKNGKESMESWPFFEDMCKILSN
- the LOC115963108 gene encoding ribonuclease J isoform X1 codes for the protein MKSALRDGFTLSSALSSHQRMAAFGALSLCPYSLLCRPKYTTKRFVSCSLGSHTSSIDTRRSKVPRKRSGKMDGPRKSMEDSVQRKMEQFYEGSDGPPLRVLPIGGLGEIGMNCMLVGNYDRYILIDAGVMFPDYDELGVQKIVPDTTFIKRWSHKIEAVVITHGHEDHIGALPWVIPALDSRTPIFASSFTMELIKKRLKENGIFVPSRLRVFRTRRKFVAGPFEIEPIRVTHSIPDCCGLVLRCADGTILHTGDWKIDETPLDGKVFDREALEELSKEGVTLMMSDSTNILSPGRTISESVVANSLLRRISEAKGRVITTQFASNIHRLGSVKAAADLTGRKLVFVGMSLRTYLDAAWKDGKAPIDPSTLVKIEDIDAYAPKDLLIVTTGSQAEPRAALNLASYGGSHSLKLSKEDVILYSAKVIPGNESRVMKMLNRISEIGSSIVMGKNEGLHTSGHGYRGELEEILQIVKPQHFLPIHGELLFLKEHELLGRSTGIRHSCVIKNGEMLGVSHLRNRRVLSSGFASLGKENLQLMYSDGDKAFGTSSELCIDERQRIASDGIIVVSMEILRPQNVDGMIENSLKGKIRITTRCLWLDKGKLLDALHKAAHAALSSLPVNCPLSHMERTVAELLRKMVRKYSSKRPEVIAIALENPAAVLSDEVNARLSGKSHVGYGTSALRKVVDGHAEENQSNRMHREDIANIQLEHSLQKNLKGEGNELERLLPEEDTIASSASLAEKPFSNSEDSDDFWKAFVTSSSPVDEVAKDNNGFIPRSKHVSMVEKDSVESGTDESSKLPNSSKPVKRNKWKPEEVKKLIDLRGELHSKFQVVKGRMALWEQISGSLLSDGINRSPGQCKSLWTSLVLKYEETKNGKKSKKSWPYFEDMNRILSDLDVMAAK
- the LOC115963108 gene encoding ribonuclease J isoform X3, with protein sequence MAMKITLVIPALDSRTPIFASSFTMELIKKRLKENGIFVPSRLRVFRTRRKFVAGPFEIEPIRVTHSIPDCCGLVLRCADGTILHTGDWKIDETPLDGKVFDREALEELSKEGVTLMMSDSTNILSPGRTISESVVANSLLRRISEAKGRVITTQFASNIHRLGSVKAAADLTGRKLVFVGMSLRTYLDAAWKDGKAPIDPSTLVKIEDIDAYAPKDLLIVTTGSQAEPRAALNLASYGGSHSLKLSKEDVILYSAKVIPGNESRVMKMLNRISEIGSSIVMGKNEGLHTSGHGYRGELEEILQIVKPQHFLPIHGELLFLKEHELLGRSTGIRHSCVIKNGEMLGVSHLRNRRVLSSGFASLGKENLQLMYSDGDKAFGTSSELCIDERQRIASDGIIVVSMEILRPQNVDGMIENSLKGKIRITTRCLWLDKGKLLDALHKAAHAALSSLPVNCPLSHMERTVAELLRKMVRKYSSKRPEVIAIALENPAAVLSDEVNARLSGKSHVGYGTSALRKVVDGHAEENQSNRMHREDIANIQLEHSLQKNLKGEGNELERLLPEEDTIASSASLAEKPFSNSEDSDDFWKAFVTSSSPVDEVAKDNNGFIPRSKHVSMVEKDSVESGTDESSKLPNSSKPVKRNKWKPEEVKKLIDLRGELHSKFQVVKGRMALWEQISGSLLSDGINRSPGQCKSLWTSLVLKYEETKNGKKSKKSWPYFEDMNRILSDLDVMAAK